From one Ursus arctos isolate Adak ecotype North America chromosome Y, UrsArc2.0, whole genome shotgun sequence genomic stretch:
- the LOC130544378 gene encoding ADP/ATP translocase 3 yields MTEQAISFAKDFLAGGIAAAISKTAVAPIERVKLLLQVQHASKQIAADKQYKGIVDCIVRIPKEQGVLSFWRGNLANVIRYFPTQALNFAFKDKYKQIFLGGVDKHTQFWRYFAGNLASGGAAGATSLCFVYPLDFARTRLAADVGKSGTEREFRGLGDCLVKITKSDGIRGLYQGFNVSVQGIIIYRAAYFGVYDTAKGMLPDPKNTHIVVSWMIAQTVTAVAGVVSYPFDTVRRRMMMQSGRKGADIMYKGTVDCWRKIFKDEGGKAFFKGAWSNVLRGMGGAFVLVLYDELKKVI; encoded by the exons ATGACGGAGCAGGCCATCTCCTTCGCCAAGGACTTCCTGGCCGGAGGCATCGCCGCCGCCATCTCCAAGACGGCCGTGGCCCCGATCGAGCGGGTCAAGCTGCTGCTGCAG GTGCAGCACGCCAGCAAGCAGATCGCCGCCGACAAGCAATACAAGGGCATCGTGGACTGCATCGTGCGCATCCCCAAGGAGCAGGGCGTGCTGTCCTTCTGGAGGGGCAACCTGGCCAACGTCATCCGCTACTTTCCCACGCAAGCCCTCAACTTCGCTTTCAAGGATAAGTACAAGCAGATCTTCCTGGGGGGCGTGGACAAGCACACGCAGTTCTGGAGGTATTTTGCCGGCAACCTGGCCTCGGGCGGGGCCGCCGGAGCCACCTCGCTCTGCTTCGTCTACCCCCTGGATTTCGCCAGAACCCGTCTGGCCGCCGACGTGGGCAAGTCCGGCACCGAGCGGGAGTTCAGGGGCCTCGGAGACTGTCTGGTGAAGATCACCAAGTCCGACGGCATCCGGGGCCTGTACCAGGGTTTCAACGTCTCTGTGCAGGGCATTATCATCTATCGGGCAGCTTACTTTGGCGTGTATGACACCGCCAAAG GCATGCTCCCGGATCCCAAGAACACCCACATCGTCGTAAGCTGGATGATCGCGCAGACGGTGACAGCCGTGGCTGGCGTGGTCTCCTATCCCTTCGACACCGTCCGGCGGCGAATGATGATGCAGTCGGGACGCAAAGGAG CGGACATCATGTACAAGGGGACCGTCGACTGCTGGCGGAAGATCTTCAAAGATGAAGGGGGCAAAGCCTTCTTCAAGGGCGCGTGGTCCAATGTCCTGAGGGGCATGGGGGGCGCGTTCGTGCTGGTCCTGTATGACGAGCTGAAGAAGGTCATCTAG